One window of the Leucobacter komagatae genome contains the following:
- a CDS encoding DUF6349 family protein has product MSQATFDIDALILEADREAAPVWDGAPLHYHEDPYRPEELDAAFARWKFENGKFGCIPDSHMWNRSMFNHVPSDRAQLRG; this is encoded by the coding sequence ATGAGCCAGGCAACATTCGACATCGACGCCCTCATACTTGAGGCAGACCGCGAGGCCGCACCTGTTTGGGATGGTGCGCCGCTGCACTACCACGAGGATCCGTACCGACCGGAAGAGCTTGATGCGGCCTTTGCTCGGTGGAAATTCGAGAACGGCAAGTTCGGGTGCATCCCCGACAGCCACATGTGGAACCGCAGCATGTTCAACCACGTTCCATCAGACCGAGCTCAGCTCCGAGGCTGA
- the pstA gene encoding phosphate ABC transporter permease PstA: protein MSLSAASTAATKRRKLTDRFVTVLVMAAFLIALIPLISLAITVVSNGIARFDIEFFSSSMRNVTGEGGGALHAMIGTLLITLAATVISVPLGLMTSIYLVEYGRGRLAKTITFLVDVMTGIPSIVAGLFAYAAFVMIFGPGVRMGIIGAVALSVLMIPVVVRSSEEMLRLVPGELREASYALGVPKWRTILKVVLPTSMAGIMTGVMLAIARVIGETAPLLITAGFTASMNYNLFSDRMQSLPVYVYTQFANQGNPASAFIERAWAAALLLILIVMALNLVARLIARRFSAVAR, encoded by the coding sequence ATGTCTCTCTCTGCAGCATCGACAGCGGCAACCAAGCGCCGCAAGCTCACCGACCGCTTCGTCACCGTGCTCGTCATGGCGGCGTTCCTTATCGCGCTCATCCCGCTCATCTCGCTCGCGATCACCGTCGTATCAAACGGCATCGCCCGCTTCGACATCGAGTTCTTCTCTTCCTCGATGCGCAACGTCACCGGCGAGGGCGGCGGCGCCCTGCACGCGATGATCGGCACGCTCCTCATCACGCTCGCGGCAACCGTCATCTCGGTTCCGCTCGGCCTCATGACCTCGATCTACCTCGTCGAATACGGCCGCGGCCGCCTCGCGAAGACGATCACCTTCCTCGTCGACGTCATGACGGGCATCCCGTCAATCGTCGCCGGCCTGTTCGCCTACGCGGCGTTCGTGATGATCTTCGGGCCCGGCGTGCGCATGGGCATCATCGGGGCCGTGGCGCTCTCGGTGCTCATGATCCCCGTCGTGGTTCGCTCAAGCGAGGAAATGCTCAGGCTCGTGCCCGGCGAGCTGCGCGAGGCGTCATACGCGCTCGGCGTGCCGAAGTGGCGCACCATCCTGAAGGTGGTGCTTCCGACCTCGATGGCCGGCATCATGACGGGCGTGATGCTCGCGATCGCTCGCGTCATCGGCGAGACCGCGCCACTGCTCATCACGGCGGGCTTCACCGCAAGCATGAACTACAACCTTTTCAGCGACCGCATGCAGTCACTCCCCGTGTACGTCTACACGCAGTTCGCGAACCAGGGCAACCCGGCGTCGGCGTTCATCGAGCGCGCCTGGGCAGCCGCCCTCCTTCTCATCCTCATCGTTATGGCGCTCAACCTCGTTGCCCGCCTCATCGCGCGCCGGTTCTCAGCCGTCGCCCGCTGA
- a CDS encoding SCO6880 family protein, translated as MSAVETRELAKVQYARRPTQGVILGIDKYGVWSIGIAIFPVLVFLVARNLLGALVAAAIMAPLAAGGLFKTEAGIPLTMHVLKVLQFTRRKAAGMTKYRRKTGPIVKGRLELPGHPNRFEIWETEKGSVVIWDKRSQMASITCVVASPGMAQHSVSVSTPEEREGLIAGWMTVCGAWTRRQQIARVTVQERTRPGSVVVEQQQFDALKKTGPLAESYQEALNLLADEVVWRPSTITLTIDTGSGAGRSLVKSHGGGKAGVLAVCEQEMGSTTEALMQAGFTRVAWCTPREWAATGRGTVDPVGETAIDARIGSAFEGVAPELAGPMSLDEDKDYAETDSAFHRTYWVAEWPRIQTLPGFMGNVAFAESHHGYAVRHTFSLVGNPVPMKDALKRIAKDRKTWKQNAQFKQDRAGTTIADNADWLNLDAREQDLVDGQGQLEFTGYLVVTAVTRDELEEACAAMEISAANAGVELLVMSYEQQAGLIAVAYPVGMGMK; from the coding sequence ATGAGCGCAGTAGAAACGCGCGAGCTCGCGAAGGTTCAGTACGCACGCCGCCCCACCCAGGGCGTGATCCTTGGGATCGATAAGTACGGGGTGTGGTCGATCGGGATCGCGATCTTTCCCGTGCTCGTGTTCCTCGTCGCAAGAAACCTCCTCGGGGCACTCGTCGCGGCCGCGATCATGGCACCACTTGCGGCAGGCGGGTTGTTCAAAACCGAAGCAGGGATCCCTTTGACGATGCACGTCCTCAAGGTGCTGCAGTTCACACGTAGGAAGGCCGCTGGAATGACGAAGTACCGCAGGAAAACGGGTCCGATTGTGAAGGGCCGCCTCGAATTACCGGGGCACCCCAACAGGTTCGAGATCTGGGAGACCGAAAAGGGCTCCGTGGTGATCTGGGACAAACGCTCACAGATGGCGTCCATCACCTGCGTGGTCGCCTCCCCGGGGATGGCGCAGCACAGCGTCTCCGTGTCGACCCCTGAAGAACGAGAAGGCCTGATCGCGGGATGGATGACAGTGTGTGGCGCGTGGACCAGGCGACAGCAGATCGCCAGAGTGACCGTACAGGAACGCACGCGGCCCGGGTCCGTGGTCGTCGAGCAGCAGCAGTTCGATGCCCTGAAGAAGACCGGCCCTCTGGCCGAGTCGTATCAGGAGGCGCTGAATCTGCTTGCTGATGAGGTCGTGTGGCGCCCGTCGACGATCACGCTCACAATCGACACCGGATCCGGTGCTGGTCGTTCTCTCGTGAAGAGTCACGGAGGCGGCAAGGCCGGCGTTCTTGCGGTGTGTGAGCAGGAGATGGGGTCGACCACTGAGGCGCTCATGCAGGCCGGGTTTACTCGGGTCGCGTGGTGTACGCCTCGCGAATGGGCGGCTACCGGCCGTGGCACCGTCGACCCCGTTGGGGAGACCGCGATCGACGCACGCATCGGGTCCGCGTTTGAAGGTGTCGCCCCAGAGCTCGCCGGCCCCATGTCACTCGATGAGGACAAAGACTACGCAGAAACCGATTCCGCGTTCCATCGCACCTACTGGGTCGCGGAATGGCCAAGAATCCAGACACTTCCGGGGTTCATGGGAAATGTCGCGTTCGCTGAGTCTCACCACGGATACGCAGTGAGGCACACGTTCTCGCTCGTCGGGAACCCCGTCCCGATGAAGGACGCCCTGAAACGGATCGCGAAAGACCGGAAGACGTGGAAACAGAACGCCCAATTCAAACAGGACCGTGCCGGCACCACGATTGCAGACAACGCGGACTGGTTGAACCTTGACGCACGTGAGCAGGACCTCGTCGACGGGCAAGGACAACTCGAGTTCACCGGCTATCTCGTTGTCACGGCGGTCACTCGTGACGAGCTCGAGGAGGCATGCGCTGCGATGGAGATCTCGGCCGCGAACGCAGGCGTGGAACTTCTTGTCATGAGTTACGAACAACAGGCCGGCCTCATTGCTGTGGCGTATCCGGTCGGGATGGGGATGAAGTAA
- a CDS encoding GlsB/YeaQ/YmgE family stress response membrane protein, whose protein sequence is MGFLAFIVLGLIAGAIAKAIMPGESGGGWFTTLILGVVGAVVGGWLGSLLFNAPLQNFWSLQTWALAIGGALVVLLLWGLLTGRRKD, encoded by the coding sequence ATGGGATTCTTAGCTTTCATCGTGCTCGGGCTGATTGCCGGAGCCATCGCGAAGGCGATCATGCCGGGTGAGAGCGGCGGGGGCTGGTTCACGACGCTGATACTCGGGGTCGTCGGAGCCGTCGTCGGGGGCTGGCTCGGGTCGCTGCTCTTCAACGCGCCACTCCAGAACTTCTGGTCACTGCAGACCTGGGCGCTCGCGATCGGAGGCGCCCTCGTGGTGCTGCTCCTTTGGGGCCTGCTCACCGGACGCCGTAAGGATTAG
- a CDS encoding ABC transporter ATP-binding protein, translating to MGGRKILQGVSAEFEDGVMTVLIGPSGTGKTTLLNLLAGYLSPSSGSILVNGMPPDPSLVAWIPQGVNALGRRTLTENVMIAPLSEGVVRASARELATHQLERVGLGGREESTASELSGGELQRLAIARALASRKPLLLADEPTANLDSETAGGIIALLHSLRCERTLVVATHDPELMRASERVVSTKAWAKSGAGAEPLAQRGKASQRIG from the coding sequence GTGGGGGGACGAAAGATCTTGCAAGGCGTCTCGGCAGAATTTGAGGATGGAGTAATGACCGTTCTTATCGGGCCGTCAGGAACTGGAAAGACCACGTTGCTGAATCTTCTTGCTGGCTATCTCTCTCCTAGCTCAGGGAGCATTCTCGTTAACGGAATGCCTCCAGACCCTTCTCTTGTCGCTTGGATACCACAAGGGGTAAATGCACTTGGTCGAAGGACACTTACAGAGAACGTGATGATCGCCCCGTTGAGCGAGGGCGTGGTACGAGCTAGCGCACGGGAGCTCGCAACTCATCAGCTGGAACGCGTGGGGCTGGGCGGGAGAGAGGAATCTACTGCTTCCGAACTCTCAGGCGGAGAGCTCCAGCGTTTGGCGATTGCGCGCGCTTTGGCATCACGGAAGCCGCTCTTGTTAGCAGATGAGCCAACCGCGAACCTTGACTCTGAGACGGCCGGCGGGATCATCGCCCTCTTGCACTCCTTAAGATGCGAGCGCACTCTGGTTGTTGCGACACATGACCCCGAACTCATGAGAGCTTCCGAGCGCGTTGTAAGCACAAAAGCATGGGCCAAATCTGGTGCTGGAGCAGAACCGTTGGCCCAACGAGGTAAGGCTTCGCAAAGAATTGGCTGA
- a CDS encoding DUF308 domain-containing protein, protein MTWELIPEGSQPGRQPSRNFPWGIPLAVGIITLLLGLSLLVWPFFAASRILAFLIGAALIGNGIATLVGSRARGLGTPAAILFIVLGVVALAFPELTVSLLVGFVAAMMLFVGTVWLAIAVRMRQGLHWIFIALPALLIALGVAALIWPSLALILAAFAAGLVTTLIGGSLIWAAVALRRGNA, encoded by the coding sequence ATGACTTGGGAACTCATCCCAGAGGGATCGCAGCCGGGGCGTCAGCCGTCACGGAACTTTCCGTGGGGCATCCCGCTCGCCGTCGGTATCATCACGCTCCTGCTCGGTCTGAGCCTGCTCGTGTGGCCCTTCTTCGCCGCAAGCAGGATCCTCGCCTTCCTCATCGGTGCCGCCCTCATCGGTAACGGCATCGCCACGCTCGTCGGTTCCAGGGCCCGCGGCCTCGGCACACCAGCGGCGATCCTGTTCATCGTGCTTGGCGTTGTCGCGCTTGCCTTCCCCGAACTCACGGTGAGCCTGCTCGTCGGCTTCGTTGCGGCAATGATGCTCTTCGTTGGGACGGTCTGGTTGGCCATCGCGGTCCGTATGCGTCAGGGGCTGCACTGGATCTTCATTGCGCTCCCTGCGCTGCTCATCGCCCTCGGCGTTGCCGCACTCATCTGGCCCTCACTCGCGCTGATCCTTGCGGCGTTCGCGGCCGGGCTCGTCACGACGCTCATCGGCGGATCGCTGATCTGGGCCGCGGTCGCGCTTCGGCGCGGAAACGCGTAA
- a CDS encoding ParB N-terminal domain-containing protein gives MNDGIIQTPIQQDWKLVRVEDVIVKERLRDYDEDHINRIRRSFRELGGQLQLQPIVLDERMILIDGAHRLEAASREGWEFISALIWTGVTEEDRPILEAEANIVRKDFSPVELERIWKEHYEPAARVKAKANQMNLPNASSVLPITGNTGNREGQSLVKVAKETVGRDIDWLNKVTDVRALAESTTAPVELKAAAERGIEKLSKPGAKVDPVHKELLKLQEAFNKKGQAPTERRAEALEKTLDKQVTESTLLAEKYSGDLGSDLVEAAGVVPAGGESVRAIRIALTHALAGAITVECRTSENPAAALRPIGQEVVDLLNMLTMKQLGLEA, from the coding sequence ATGAACGACGGCATCATCCAAACCCCGATCCAGCAGGACTGGAAGCTCGTTCGCGTTGAGGACGTGATCGTCAAGGAGCGGCTCCGCGACTACGACGAGGACCATATCAACCGCATCCGCCGCTCCTTCCGAGAACTCGGTGGCCAGCTTCAATTGCAGCCCATCGTGCTCGATGAGCGGATGATCCTCATCGACGGCGCACACCGCCTCGAAGCCGCGTCCCGCGAGGGGTGGGAGTTCATCTCCGCGCTCATCTGGACCGGCGTCACCGAGGAAGACCGCCCCATTCTCGAAGCCGAAGCGAACATCGTCCGCAAAGACTTCAGCCCGGTCGAGCTCGAACGCATCTGGAAGGAACACTACGAGCCTGCGGCAAGAGTCAAAGCCAAGGCGAACCAAATGAACCTCCCGAATGCATCATCGGTTCTCCCTATTACCGGTAATACCGGTAATAGGGAGGGCCAGTCCTTGGTCAAGGTTGCAAAAGAGACCGTTGGCCGGGATATCGACTGGTTGAACAAGGTCACTGACGTGCGTGCACTCGCTGAATCGACCACAGCGCCGGTCGAGCTGAAGGCTGCAGCTGAGCGCGGTATCGAGAAGCTCTCGAAGCCCGGAGCGAAGGTCGACCCGGTCCACAAGGAGCTCCTGAAGCTCCAGGAAGCCTTCAACAAGAAGGGCCAGGCCCCAACGGAACGTCGCGCGGAAGCTCTGGAGAAGACTCTCGATAAGCAGGTCACCGAGTCCACCCTCCTCGCGGAGAAGTACAGCGGGGATCTCGGTAGCGATCTCGTGGAAGCAGCCGGCGTCGTCCCTGCAGGCGGTGAGAGCGTACGCGCGATCCGGATCGCGCTCACACACGCCCTCGCAGGCGCAATCACCGTGGAGTGCCGGACGTCGGAGAACCCAGCTGCAGCGCTACGTCCCATAGGCCAGGAGGTCGTAGACCTCCTCAATATGCTCACAATGAAGCAGCTCGGGCTGGAGGCATGA
- a CDS encoding peptidoglycan-binding domain-containing protein, whose product MKPRKKQHRNPRPVLVILLIWLVPVAVWGTAIVADVLIQRKANLPVQPETVVAGSRTIDARLGVRGVATFKSEMNLRLEGQGTITRFDLVVGTPVEPGTKAMEVDGVPRMAYSGETPFFRDLHVGDVGKDVLTLTEFLRDLGFLSGEEPGSLFSQAASVALSTFQSEVNLTPDGVLRKEEFIYIPRDFGEVVSVQVSPGDPVPADGVFATGSGQVSALRIVDSAGEKPPKGFPVPGELRLSAGPEELLISSLSISGDEAVEVTKKLRSWAAEELIEVGMDDDSQIFEGLQISLAVPFDVASVPSTAIMAGLGGETCVIQNDEGSGPEAVPVTVQQIAGELGVVGIDPSLAGTQVLRDARSATPKGVTCR is encoded by the coding sequence GTGAAGCCCCGAAAGAAGCAGCACCGGAACCCCCGGCCCGTACTCGTCATCTTGCTGATTTGGCTGGTACCTGTAGCTGTGTGGGGTACTGCGATTGTTGCCGATGTTCTAATTCAGCGGAAGGCCAACCTCCCGGTCCAACCGGAAACAGTGGTGGCAGGATCCAGAACGATTGATGCCAGGCTTGGTGTCCGAGGGGTCGCTACGTTTAAGTCAGAAATGAATCTTCGTCTTGAAGGACAAGGAACCATCACTCGCTTTGACCTAGTCGTTGGAACTCCAGTTGAACCTGGAACAAAGGCTATGGAAGTGGATGGTGTTCCTCGAATGGCTTATTCCGGGGAAACTCCATTCTTCCGGGATCTGCACGTTGGTGACGTTGGTAAAGACGTACTGACCCTTACCGAGTTTCTGCGCGACCTCGGGTTTCTCTCCGGTGAGGAGCCTGGCTCGCTATTCTCCCAGGCGGCGAGTGTCGCGTTGTCAACTTTTCAGAGTGAAGTGAACCTAACACCTGATGGGGTGCTTCGAAAGGAAGAGTTCATTTACATTCCTCGTGACTTCGGTGAGGTGGTCTCAGTTCAAGTCTCACCTGGTGACCCGGTACCAGCTGACGGGGTCTTCGCGACAGGATCAGGACAGGTTTCCGCGCTAAGGATTGTTGACTCTGCTGGCGAAAAGCCTCCGAAGGGGTTCCCTGTCCCGGGCGAGTTGCGGCTCTCCGCAGGGCCAGAAGAGCTACTCATTTCGTCCTTGTCAATATCTGGAGATGAGGCCGTCGAAGTCACTAAGAAACTGAGGTCATGGGCAGCTGAGGAACTAATTGAAGTGGGAATGGATGACGATTCACAAATTTTTGAGGGATTGCAGATTTCACTCGCAGTTCCCTTTGATGTTGCCTCAGTTCCTTCCACCGCCATCATGGCAGGTTTGGGCGGGGAAACGTGTGTGATTCAAAATGATGAGGGCTCGGGACCGGAGGCAGTGCCTGTCACAGTTCAACAAATCGCTGGCGAGTTGGGAGTCGTTGGGATTGATCCGTCTTTAGCAGGTACGCAGGTACTACGTGATGCCAGGAGTGCTACACCGAAAGGCGTGACTTGTCGGTAA
- a CDS encoding M23 family metallopeptidase, whose protein sequence is MAAPAVAVKVAVHAAQSKTGRNIILGVLAVVLTIIMLPFILIGATVAGAVAQADTGTEEVVPPGVIGEVPVVGDWASPVASYVITTEWWGYYGHTGMDLAAPQETPIYAASSGTVTATHWAGQDSYGWHIVISHAGGLSTLYGHMVRPTTLQVGQKVKAGQHIGYVGSTGNSTGPHLHFETLVNGVPTDPRPVMAARGINL, encoded by the coding sequence ATGGCAGCGCCAGCAGTAGCGGTCAAAGTCGCGGTTCATGCCGCGCAAAGTAAGACCGGCCGAAACATCATCCTTGGCGTGCTGGCTGTGGTTCTCACGATCATCATGCTGCCGTTCATCCTCATCGGTGCCACTGTCGCTGGCGCAGTCGCGCAGGCCGACACAGGGACCGAAGAGGTTGTTCCCCCCGGGGTGATCGGCGAGGTTCCAGTAGTGGGTGACTGGGCGTCTCCTGTCGCGTCATACGTCATCACGACCGAGTGGTGGGGCTACTACGGGCACACCGGCATGGATCTTGCTGCCCCGCAGGAGACACCGATCTATGCGGCTTCTTCTGGCACGGTCACTGCCACGCATTGGGCTGGGCAAGATAGTTACGGCTGGCACATCGTGATCTCACACGCCGGCGGGCTCTCAACTCTGTACGGGCACATGGTGCGACCAACGACGTTGCAGGTCGGGCAGAAAGTGAAGGCCGGCCAACACATCGGCTACGTGGGCAGTACCGGAAATTCCACCGGCCCACACCTGCATTTCGAGACGCTCGTGAACGGTGTTCCGACTGACCCTCGGCCAGTCATGGCCGCTCGAGGTATCAACTTGTAA
- a CDS encoding helix-turn-helix domain-containing protein, with protein sequence MSNEAIHWAWKQGTGSPVTKLILHVLADLADENHSCFPSIEHIVAKVEASEKTVRRKLEDLEAARLIRKERRYVQFGQRLTDRYFLDVEGQISAAAALAVKLTGNGDTVEKPQVSAVEVNLTGNGSAGPALAVNCDRYTRTPHEIRDKSLIIEDPADPEVAPLQIQNDLESRPVDLESAEDPSPAREGSEIDRELREIHPSLTVAAVTARLKVAKVEDVDLLNAARVILGRATRSVGAPAAFVAAAIDRTPDAWRPQLPGFEPGDLDGPRTSQLDELRARERTETASCALGEHDWGDAWLAETDRGYCVRPRCNTARRTVEPAYAELEARTFEGSN encoded by the coding sequence GTGAGTAACGAAGCAATTCACTGGGCCTGGAAACAGGGGACTGGGTCACCCGTCACGAAGCTCATCCTCCACGTCCTTGCAGACCTCGCAGACGAGAACCACTCATGCTTCCCTTCGATTGAACACATCGTGGCAAAAGTCGAAGCGAGCGAGAAGACCGTGCGCCGCAAGCTTGAAGATCTAGAGGCTGCTCGCCTGATCCGCAAGGAACGCCGATATGTCCAGTTCGGGCAGCGCCTCACTGACCGGTATTTCCTTGACGTTGAAGGTCAAATTTCAGCTGCGGCTGCATTAGCGGTCAAACTGACCGGTAATGGTGACACCGTGGAGAAACCCCAGGTCAGCGCAGTAGAGGTCAATTTGACCGGTAATGGTTCTGCTGGCCCTGCATTAGCGGTCAACTGTGACCGCTACACAAGGACCCCTCATGAGATAAGAGATAAATCTCTTATCATCGAGGATCCTGCGGATCCTGAGGTGGCGCCGCTTCAAATTCAAAATGATCTGGAGTCCAGGCCTGTGGATCTGGAGTCCGCCGAGGACCCTAGTCCTGCTCGCGAAGGCTCCGAGATTGATCGGGAACTGCGTGAGATTCATCCGTCACTCACTGTCGCGGCAGTCACTGCACGGCTCAAGGTCGCAAAGGTCGAAGACGTTGACCTGCTCAACGCGGCACGTGTGATCCTCGGACGTGCGACCCGCTCAGTCGGAGCGCCGGCCGCGTTTGTTGCTGCGGCGATCGACCGGACACCTGATGCGTGGAGGCCGCAGCTTCCAGGGTTTGAACCTGGGGACCTCGATGGGCCACGAACTTCGCAGCTTGACGAGCTTCGAGCACGCGAACGCACCGAGACGGCCTCGTGTGCTCTCGGTGAGCACGACTGGGGCGATGCGTGGCTTGCCGAGACCGACCGCGGCTACTGCGTCCGTCCCCGCTGCAACACGGCCCGCCGCACAGTCGAGCCAGCGTATGCGGAGCTCGAGGCACGCACGTTCGAGGGGAGCAACTGA
- the pstB gene encoding phosphate ABC transporter ATP-binding protein PstB — protein sequence MSKRIEVRDLNVYYSKFLAVEDVSLTIEPRSVTAFIGPSGCGKSTFLRTLNRMHETIPGARVEGEVLLDSEDLYAPGIDPVLVRRQVGMVFQRPNPFPTMSIRDNVLAGVKLNNKRISKGDADDLVEKSLRGANLWNEVKDRLEKPGAGLSGGQQQRLCIARAIAVSPEVLLMDEPCSALDPISTLAIEDLIAELKQEYTIVIVTHNMQQASRVSDRTAFFNIAGTGKPGKLIEYNDTATIFGSPTVQATEDYVSGRFG from the coding sequence ATGTCGAAGCGCATCGAAGTCCGGGACCTCAACGTCTACTACTCGAAGTTCCTTGCAGTTGAGGATGTCTCGCTCACCATCGAGCCCCGCTCGGTCACCGCGTTCATTGGCCCGTCGGGTTGCGGCAAGTCCACCTTCCTCCGCACCCTCAACCGGATGCACGAGACCATCCCCGGCGCGCGCGTCGAGGGCGAGGTGCTGCTCGACAGCGAAGACCTCTACGCGCCCGGCATCGACCCCGTGCTCGTCCGCCGCCAGGTCGGCATGGTCTTCCAGCGGCCGAACCCGTTCCCGACAATGTCGATCCGAGACAATGTGCTCGCGGGTGTGAAACTCAACAACAAGCGCATCTCGAAGGGCGACGCCGACGATCTCGTCGAGAAGAGCCTGCGTGGCGCGAACCTCTGGAACGAGGTGAAGGATCGCCTGGAGAAGCCCGGCGCAGGCCTCTCGGGCGGCCAGCAGCAGCGCCTCTGCATCGCCCGCGCGATCGCCGTCTCCCCCGAGGTGCTGCTGATGGACGAGCCCTGCTCGGCCCTCGACCCGATCTCGACCCTCGCAATCGAGGACCTCATCGCAGAGCTTAAGCAGGAGTACACGATCGTCATCGTGACCCACAACATGCAGCAGGCCTCGCGCGTCTCCGACCGCACCGCGTTCTTCAACATCGCTGGCACGGGCAAGCCCGGCAAGCTCATCGAGTACAACGACACGGCGACGATCTTCGGTTCGCCGACGGTCCAGGCTACCGAGGACTACGTTTCGGGTCGCTTCGGGTAG